Sequence from the Candidatus Neomarinimicrobiota bacterium genome:
AACCATTGATTCTTTTAAAGTCGACGCCAACCATTCTGCCTTATCTCTTTTATTATCGATTAATCGAACGGACATTTCATTTTCTAATTCTTTTGCTACACTACGGCCAATTTTGCTACCGCCAAGAATGACGATGGAATTGGTTTTGGTGGCTTCTTTGCCCAAAATAACCATGAGAGATTCTAGACGCTCAGTCTTAACAATGAAATAGGCTGTGTCACATTCTTTAAATTCAAAATCTGACCATGGAACGTGGGATTCACCATCGCGCAAAACAGTCACAATTCCAAATTTGAAATCATGTTCTTCTTCACAAAATTCACGTACTGTTTTTCCAACGATTGGACAATCCTCCTCAAGACGGATACCAATCATTTGCATACGGCCGCCTTCAAAATCCATAACCTGAGTTGCATAAGAATGACGCACCAACTGAACGATTTCCCGACAAGCTTCTTTTTCGGGGTGAATTACAAGATCAATCCCAAATTTTTCGGGCTTAATAATGGAGTCCCGCGTTGTGTACTGTTGGTTTCTCAACCGGGCTATAATCTTTTTTGCACCCAATTCATGTGCTTGTTGAGACGCGATTAAATTGACTTCATCCACCCGTGTAAGACATAAAACATAGTCCGCATCTTGGACGTTTGCTTTGGATAAATTTCGAGGACTGGCTCCATTCCCTTCCACAACAATTACATCGAGGTTTTCGCTGGCTCTTTT
This genomic interval carries:
- a CDS encoding NAD(P)-binding domain-containing protein is translated as MRIVIIGVGEVGFHVAKALSQEDHDIIVMDLDPSKCKRASENLDVIVVEGNGASPRNLSKANVQDADYVLCLTRVDEVNLIASQQAHELGAKKIIARLRNQQYTTRDSIIKPEKFGIDLVIHPEKEACREIVQLVRHSYATQVMDFEGGRMQMIGIRLEEDCPIVGKTVREFCEEEHDFKFGIVTVLRDGESHVPWSDFEFKECDTAYFIVKTERLESLMVILGKEATKTNSIVILGGSKIGRSVAKELENEMSVRLIDNKRDKAEWLASTLKESMV